In a single window of the Plectropomus leopardus isolate mb unplaced genomic scaffold, YSFRI_Pleo_2.0 unplaced_scaffold18704, whole genome shotgun sequence genome:
- the LOC121965124 gene encoding low affinity immunoglobulin gamma Fc region receptor II-like produces MELAGFLLTLFCPNRSQFFKYESFSLSCDGGRKSSGWRVMAKTVRGVSECGRDRGHVQASTCLINEAYQWNSGEYWCESTSGERSPAANIIVTGYDVILESPVVPVMEGESVTLRCSTQSNSSNLRASIFRRNGSLVGAAITGQMIIPAASRSDEGLYMCTIPEVGALAKSWLAVR; encoded by the exons ATGGAGCTCGCAGGTTTCCTCCTCACACTCT TCTGTCCCAACAGATCTCAGTTCTTTAAGTACGAGTCTTTCTCTCTGAGCTGTGACGGCGGCAGGAAGTCGTCTGGGTGGAGAGTGATGGCCAAAACGGTCCGAGGGGTCTCCGAGTGCGGGCGTGACCGGGGCCACGTGCAGGCGTCCACCTGCCTCATCAATGAAGCGTACCAGTGGAACAGCGGGGAGTACTGGTGTGAGTCCACATCTGGAGAGAGAAGTCCAGCTGCCAACATCATCGTCACCGGTTA TGACGTGATCCTGGAGAGTCCCGTGGTTCCTGTGATGGAGGGCGAATCGGTGACTCTGCGCTGCTCAACCCAAAGCAACTCGTCCAACCTGCGAGCCAGCATCTTCAGGAGGAACGGGTCTCTGGTGGGCGCAGCGATCACGGGGCAGATGATCATCCCTGCGGCCTCCAGGTCGGATGAAGGCCTCTACATGTGCACGATCCCGGAGGTCGGGGCGTTGGCGAAGAGCTGGCTCGCCGTCAGAG